A single region of the Nicotiana sylvestris chromosome 6, ASM39365v2, whole genome shotgun sequence genome encodes:
- the LOC138871161 gene encoding uncharacterized protein: MECETIKMTHQVSAIVHYMALKLEDPGAFTIPCTIGSAEFAKALCDLGQRPLGIIDDVLVRVDKFILPVNFVILDCEVDFEVPIILGKPFLSTGKALVDV; the protein is encoded by the exons atggagtgtgagacaatcaagatgacccatcaagtgagcgcaattgtgcattaTATGGCTCTGAAACTTGAGGACcccggtgcattcactatcccatgtaccattggaagtgccgaatttgcaaaagccctttgtgacttggggcaa cggcctttggggattattgatgatgtccttgttcgtgttgataagttcatattgccggtcAATTTCgttatcttggattgtgaggtggattttgaggtgccaATTATCCTTGGAAAACCTTTCCTATCTACTGGAAAGGCTTTGGTAGATGTCTAA